In Rattus norvegicus strain BN/NHsdMcwi chromosome 3, GRCr8, whole genome shotgun sequence, a genomic segment contains:
- the Stmn3 gene encoding stathmin-3, giving the protein MASTVSAYKEKMKELSVLSLICSCFYSQPHPNTIYQYGDMEVKQLDKRASGQSFEVILKSPSDLSPESPVLSSPPKRKDASLEELQKRLEAAEERRKTQEAQVLKQLAERREHEREVLHKALEENNNFSRLAEEKLNYKMELSKEIREAHLAALRERLREKELHAAEVRRNKEQREEMSG; this is encoded by the exons ATGGCCAGCACCGTATCTG CCTACAAGGAGAAGATGAAGGAGCTATCTGTGCTGTCGCTCATCTGTTCCTGCTTCTACTCGCAGCCTCACCCGAACACCATCTACCAGTATGGGG ATATGGAAGTGAAGCAGCTGGATAAGCGGGCCTCTGGCCAGAGCTTCGAGGTCATCCTCAAGTCTCCTTCTGACCTATCTCCAGAGAGCCCTGTGCTCTCTTCTCCTCCCAAGAGGAAGGATGCTTCCTTGGAAGAGCTGCAGAAGCGGCTGGAGGCAGCTGAGGAGCGGAGGAAG ACTCAGGAGGCTCAGGTGCTGAAGCAGCTGGCAGAGCGACGTGAGCATGAGCGGGAGGTGCTGCACAAGGCGCTGGAAGAAAACAATAACTTTAGCCGCCTGGCGGAGGAGAAGCTCAACTACAAGATGGAGCTGAGCAAGGAGATTCGCGAGGCGCACCTGGCGGCGCTGCGCGAGCGGCTGCGTGAGAAG GAACTGCACGCTGCTGAGGTGCGCAGGAACAAGGAGCAGCGGGAGGAAATGTCTGGCTAA
- the Stmn3 gene encoding stathmin-3 isoform X1 produces MVPQLPAYKEKMKELSVLSLICSCFYSQPHPNTIYQYGDMEVKQLDKRASGQSFEVILKSPSDLSPESPVLSSPPKRKDASLEELQKRLEAAEERRKTQEAQVLKQLAERREHEREVLHKALEENNNFSRLAEEKLNYKMELSKEIREAHLAALRERLREKELHAAEVRRNKEQREEMSG; encoded by the exons ATGGTACCTCAATTGCCAG CCTACAAGGAGAAGATGAAGGAGCTATCTGTGCTGTCGCTCATCTGTTCCTGCTTCTACTCGCAGCCTCACCCGAACACCATCTACCAGTATGGGG ATATGGAAGTGAAGCAGCTGGATAAGCGGGCCTCTGGCCAGAGCTTCGAGGTCATCCTCAAGTCTCCTTCTGACCTATCTCCAGAGAGCCCTGTGCTCTCTTCTCCTCCCAAGAGGAAGGATGCTTCCTTGGAAGAGCTGCAGAAGCGGCTGGAGGCAGCTGAGGAGCGGAGGAAG ACTCAGGAGGCTCAGGTGCTGAAGCAGCTGGCAGAGCGACGTGAGCATGAGCGGGAGGTGCTGCACAAGGCGCTGGAAGAAAACAATAACTTTAGCCGCCTGGCGGAGGAGAAGCTCAACTACAAGATGGAGCTGAGCAAGGAGATTCGCGAGGCGCACCTGGCGGCGCTGCGCGAGCGGCTGCGTGAGAAG GAACTGCACGCTGCTGAGGTGCGCAGGAACAAGGAGCAGCGGGAGGAAATGTCTGGCTAA